The following are encoded in a window of Anopheles gambiae chromosome X, idAnoGambNW_F1_1, whole genome shotgun sequence genomic DNA:
- the LOC5666836 gene encoding myb-like protein Q yields the protein MAIAFYIPSLDDEAENLRLLQQQQMVLQRQYLLQQQYHLQAQLNLVHQQQLALEQQSAAISTNTAAPGTAGPNAATVTAATPQPPAASMPPSTTTNTQIPSMVSAAGSTQQQHQQHHHQHQRFQVVRAVLHDILFRHLLDNDPACSRCTICSKLLLLLRKIC from the exons ATGGCAATCGCATTCTACATACCGTCGCTGGACGACGAGGCGGAAAACCTGcgcctgctgcagcagcaacagatggTGCTGCAGAGGCAGtacctgctgcagcagcagtaccaccTGCAGGCCCAGTTGAATCTggtccaccagcagcagctcgcgcTGGAGCAACAATCAGCCGCCATATCCACCAACACGGCCGCCCCGGGCACTGCCGGGCCGAACGCCGCCACAGTCACCGCCGCAACACCGCAACCACCAGCAGCGTCAATGCCACCATCAacaaccaccaacacccagaTCCCGTCGATGGTCTCGGCAGCCGGATCcactcagcagcagcaccagcagcaccatcaccaacaccaacggTTCCAGGTGGTCCGGGCAGTGCTGCACGACATCCTGTTCCGTCATCTGCTGGACA ATGATCCAGCCTGCAGTCGGTGTACGATCTGCAGCaagctgctcctgctgctccgaaaAATTTGTTAA